The Klebsiella aerogenes KCTC 2190 region AACTTATTATTTATCAATCTATTAAATATAAGGATTGCTTCCTGATAACCCCTTCACCAGGGTCTATGCTTATAGAAAAGCGCAGAAACGGGCGAAATGGCCGAATACCCCTGCTCCGGCAGGGTTGAAGTGATAATCATTATCACTAACATGAGGGTATGGCCCGATGGCGGCACTCGATGAGGTAGAGCGATGGAACTACAAACAAACACCTTTAATCCTGACGATTTCAACTGGCAGGGGCTAACGATGACCCCCGCTGCGGCGGCCCATATTCGCGATCTGATGCGCAAACAGCCGGACAAACAGGGACTGCGCCTGGGGATTAAAACCAGCGGCTGCGCCGGTTTTGGCTACGTGCTGGAAATGATTGCCGAGCCGGCGGACGACGATCTGCTGTTTGAACGCGACGGTGCGAAGCTGTTTGCGCCGCTGCAGGCGATGCCGTTCATTGACGGTACCGAACTGGATTATGTTCGCGAAGGCTTAAATGAAATATTCAAGTTTCATAACCCGAAAGCGCAGCACGAATGCGGCTGCGGCGAAAGCTTCGGGGTTCAGGCGGAGTAACTATGTCTCGAAATACTGAAGCAACTGACGATGTCAAAAGCTGGACCGGCGGCCCGCTCAACTATAAAGAAGGCTTTTTTACCCAGCTACAAACCGATGAGCTGGCCAAAGGCATTAATGAAGAGGTGGTACGCGCGATTTCCGCTCGCCGTAATGAACCGGAGTGGATGCTCGAATTTCGTCTCAACGCCTTTAAGGCCTGGCAGGAGATGGAGGAGCCGCACTGGCTGAAAGCGCATTACGATAAGCTTAATTATCAGGATTACAGCTACTACTCGGCGCCATCCTGCGGCAACTGCGACGAGACCTGCGCCTCGGAGCCCGGCGCGGTGCAACAGACCGGGGCAAACACCTTCCTGACAAATGAAGTCGAGGAAGCTTTTAACCTGCTCGGGGTACCGGTACGCGAAGGCAAAGAAGTCGCGGTGGACGCCATTTTCGACTCGGTATCGGTAGCAACCACCTATCGCGAGAAGCTGGCGGAGCAGGGGATCATCTTCTGCTCCTTTGGCGAAGCGATTCACGATCATCCGGAACTGGTGAAAAAGTATCTCGGTACCGTAGTGCCGGGCAACGACAACTTCTTCGCTGCGCTGAACGCCGCGGTTGCTTCCGATGGCACCTTTATCTACGTGCCGAAAGGCGTGCGCTGTCCGATGGAGCTGTCGACCTATTTCCGCATCAACGCCGAGAAAACCGGCCAGTTTGAACGTACGATTCTGGTCGCCGACGAGGGTAGCTACGTGAGCTATATCGAAGGCTGCTCGGCGCCGGTACGCGACAGCTATCAGCTGCATGCGGCGGTGGTTGAAGTCATCATTCATAAAGATGCGGAAGTGAAGTACTCCACCGTGCAGAACTGGTTCCCCGGCGACAACAATACCGGCGGCATCCTTAACTTCGTCACCAAGCGCGCGCTGTGCGAAGGCGAAAACAGCAAGATGTCGTGGACCCAGTCGGAAACCGGCTCGGCCATTACCTGGAAATACCCGAGCTGCATTCTGCGCGGCGATAACTCGATCGGCGAATTCTTCTCGGTGGCGCTGACCAGCGGCCATCAGCAGGCGGATACCGGGACCAAAATGATTCATATCGGCAAGAACACCCGTTCGACCATTATCTCGAAAGGGATCTCCGCCGGCCACAGCCAGAATAGCTATCGCGGGCTGGTCAAAATTATGCCGACCGCGACGAACGCCCGGAACTTCACCCAGTGCGATTCGATGCTGATCGGCCCGGACTGCGGAGCGCATACCTTCCCGTACGTCGAATGCCGCAATAACAGCGCTCAGCTGGAACACGAAGCCACCACCTCGCGGATTGGCGAAGATCAGCTGTTTTACTGCCTGCAGCGGGGTATTAGCGAAGATGATGCGATCTCAATGATCGTCAATGGATTCTGTAAAGACGTGTTCTCAGAATTGCCGCTGGAGTTCGCCGTCGAAGCGCAAAAATTGCTGGCTATTAGCCTTGAACATAGCGTCGGCTGATAATTAAGGAAAAAAGATGTTAAGTATTAAAGATTTGCAAGTCGCCGTAGAAGACAAAGAGATCCTGCGCGGGCTGAACCTTGAGGTGCGCCCCGGCGAA contains the following coding sequences:
- the sufA gene encoding Fe-S cluster assembly scaffold SufA, which encodes MELQTNTFNPDDFNWQGLTMTPAAAAHIRDLMRKQPDKQGLRLGIKTSGCAGFGYVLEMIAEPADDDLLFERDGAKLFAPLQAMPFIDGTELDYVREGLNEIFKFHNPKAQHECGCGESFGVQAE
- the sufB gene encoding Fe-S cluster assembly protein SufB, encoding MSRNTEATDDVKSWTGGPLNYKEGFFTQLQTDELAKGINEEVVRAISARRNEPEWMLEFRLNAFKAWQEMEEPHWLKAHYDKLNYQDYSYYSAPSCGNCDETCASEPGAVQQTGANTFLTNEVEEAFNLLGVPVREGKEVAVDAIFDSVSVATTYREKLAEQGIIFCSFGEAIHDHPELVKKYLGTVVPGNDNFFAALNAAVASDGTFIYVPKGVRCPMELSTYFRINAEKTGQFERTILVADEGSYVSYIEGCSAPVRDSYQLHAAVVEVIIHKDAEVKYSTVQNWFPGDNNTGGILNFVTKRALCEGENSKMSWTQSETGSAITWKYPSCILRGDNSIGEFFSVALTSGHQQADTGTKMIHIGKNTRSTIISKGISAGHSQNSYRGLVKIMPTATNARNFTQCDSMLIGPDCGAHTFPYVECRNNSAQLEHEATTSRIGEDQLFYCLQRGISEDDAISMIVNGFCKDVFSELPLEFAVEAQKLLAISLEHSVG